One genomic segment of Polynucleobacter sp. MWH-UH2A includes these proteins:
- the priA gene encoding primosomal protein N' gives MPSPTVVQVVVDKPLAQGFDYLWDKASLEVDPQIGHVVEVPFGRSSLVGVVIKVSAHSEYEIKKLRSVTNLAPLPPMDPAALRLMNFASQYYIHGLGETIIPAIPQMWKKPASWGKLSASLLAADLKKTKKKEVEKNLAEGYVSESDLNDVQLLALEQLKNFCTQEKFNAALLQGQTGSGKTAVFLHWLRALLSDNKSQALILVPEINLTPQLERRVRAYFPEKKMAVLHSGVSEKKRGTAWYEAITGEAQIILGTRLAALTPLPNLCAIVVDEEHDPSYKQQDGIRYSARDLAIWRAHDLKIPIVLSSATPSLETWIAAKAGRYQHLRLDQRAQGAALPKVHLLNMRDPQNQLSPGDKVKPGLNFSLSKPVIAAIQKSLDEKKQSLVLINRRGYAPVLNCSACSWLSKCHQCSSYMVMHKAGALGGKSVLSCHHCGLVKGIPKHCPDCGNADLKTLGQGTQKLEDAIEGWWPSARVLRVDTDSSRKSKGAEELFQAIHEGNVDIVVGTQMIAKGHDYQHVSLVAVLDADGRLFSQDFRAPERLFAQLVQVAGRAGRANKDGEYSGDIYIETQFPEAAVYQYLLRHDVDGFLSHLAAEREEAKLPPFCYQALVHAEARSLDKATRFLGKLKGRLQNKGLIGVGLKVYDPVPRSMMRVAGVERAQLLIESDDRKRLQMILEAIDGDLRSQSQGRISKDDRVRWLIERDPLTI, from the coding sequence ATGCCCTCTCCCACTGTAGTTCAAGTAGTTGTAGATAAGCCTCTAGCCCAGGGGTTTGACTACTTATGGGATAAAGCTAGCCTAGAAGTAGATCCGCAAATTGGCCATGTGGTTGAAGTGCCATTTGGGAGGTCTTCTTTGGTTGGTGTGGTAATTAAAGTAAGCGCTCACTCTGAATATGAAATAAAAAAATTAAGGAGTGTTACCAATCTAGCGCCATTACCCCCAATGGATCCGGCGGCTTTGCGACTCATGAATTTTGCAAGCCAGTATTACATTCATGGGCTTGGCGAAACCATCATTCCAGCGATTCCGCAGATGTGGAAAAAGCCCGCTTCTTGGGGAAAATTATCAGCCTCCCTGCTGGCAGCCGACCTTAAAAAAACAAAGAAAAAAGAGGTCGAGAAAAATCTGGCTGAGGGGTACGTCTCTGAATCTGACTTAAATGATGTTCAGCTTTTGGCCTTGGAGCAATTAAAAAATTTTTGTACCCAAGAAAAATTTAATGCAGCTTTGTTACAGGGTCAGACAGGCAGTGGCAAGACAGCTGTATTTTTGCACTGGCTGCGCGCTCTTCTAAGCGACAACAAATCGCAAGCATTGATATTGGTGCCGGAAATCAATTTAACTCCCCAACTAGAGCGGCGGGTGCGTGCATATTTCCCAGAAAAGAAAATGGCAGTGTTGCATAGTGGCGTCTCTGAAAAGAAGCGCGGCACTGCTTGGTATGAGGCAATTACTGGCGAGGCACAAATAATTTTGGGAACCCGGTTGGCAGCCTTAACACCTTTGCCAAACTTGTGTGCCATCGTGGTTGATGAAGAGCATGACCCATCCTATAAGCAGCAGGATGGCATACGTTACTCGGCGAGAGATCTGGCAATCTGGCGTGCACACGATTTAAAAATTCCCATAGTGCTATCTTCCGCAACGCCTTCCTTGGAAACCTGGATAGCAGCTAAGGCAGGTCGTTATCAACACTTGCGTCTTGATCAACGAGCCCAGGGTGCCGCTTTGCCAAAGGTGCACTTGCTTAATATGCGAGATCCACAAAACCAATTAAGCCCGGGCGACAAAGTGAAGCCAGGGCTAAACTTTTCTTTAAGCAAGCCCGTCATCGCCGCCATCCAAAAAAGTTTGGATGAAAAAAAGCAAAGTCTTGTTCTGATTAATCGAAGGGGCTATGCACCAGTGCTTAATTGTAGTGCGTGCTCATGGTTATCGAAGTGTCATCAATGTAGTTCTTACATGGTGATGCATAAGGCTGGTGCTTTAGGCGGAAAATCAGTCTTAAGCTGTCATCATTGCGGTTTAGTAAAAGGTATTCCTAAGCATTGCCCTGATTGCGGCAACGCTGATTTAAAAACCCTAGGGCAAGGCACCCAAAAATTGGAAGATGCGATTGAGGGGTGGTGGCCTAGTGCGCGAGTATTGCGTGTAGACACAGACTCTAGTCGCAAAAGTAAAGGCGCTGAAGAGCTCTTTCAAGCAATCCACGAGGGCAATGTCGATATTGTGGTCGGCACTCAAATGATTGCAAAAGGACATGATTACCAACACGTCAGTTTGGTAGCTGTATTGGATGCCGATGGTCGATTGTTCTCCCAAGATTTTCGGGCGCCCGAGAGATTATTTGCGCAACTGGTTCAGGTTGCGGGTCGCGCAGGAAGAGCCAACAAAGATGGTGAATATAGCGGCGATATTTACATCGAAACTCAGTTTCCAGAAGCCGCGGTTTATCAGTATTTATTGAGGCATGACGTTGATGGGTTTTTGTCTCATTTGGCCGCTGAAAGAGAAGAGGCAAAGTTACCCCCTTTCTGCTATCAAGCTTTAGTGCATGCGGAGGCCAGGAGCCTTGATAAAGCAACGCGTTTTTTAGGCAAGCTAAAGGGCCGACTACAAAATAAGGGTTTGATAGGTGTGGGTTTAAAGGTTTATGACCCAGTTCCCAGAAGTATGATGCGGGTTGCGGGTGTTGAGCGGGCTCAACTATTGATTGAGTCTGATGATCGCAAGCGACTACAAATGATCTTAGAGGCGATTGATGGCGATTTGCGTTCTCAGTCTCAGGGGCGCATTAGCAAGGATGATCGGGTTCGTTGGTTAATAGAGCGCGATCCCCTGACGATTTAA
- the gcvH gene encoding glycine cleavage system protein GcvH, with translation MNTEDTFKFAQTHEWADLEDDGLIWVGISNHAQEALGDVMFFQAPKLGQQVKQGEAIAVIESVKAASDIHAPVSGEIVALNETVDASPELVNQNPYAIWLFKIKPSAEATLSTELSQLMSLDQYNSTAGA, from the coding sequence ATGAATACCGAAGATACATTTAAATTCGCGCAAACCCATGAGTGGGCCGATCTTGAAGATGATGGCTTGATATGGGTTGGCATTAGTAACCACGCCCAAGAGGCTTTGGGTGATGTCATGTTTTTTCAAGCGCCCAAGCTAGGTCAACAAGTTAAGCAAGGCGAAGCCATTGCAGTAATCGAATCTGTAAAAGCAGCGAGCGATATTCATGCGCCTGTTAGCGGTGAAATTGTTGCGCTAAATGAAACAGTGGATGCTAGCCCTGAATTAGTAAATCAAAATCCTTATGCAATTTGGTTGTTCAAAATCAAGCCAAGTGCTGAGGCTACTTTATCTACTGAGCTAAGTCAGCTCATGAGCCTTGATCAATACAACTCCACAGCAGGAGCCTAA
- a CDS encoding MBL fold metallo-hydrolase, which yields MPIKLGIVPVTPFEQNCSILVCQETGDAAVVDPGGDIEKILDGVKQMGGKVKKILLTHGHLDHCAAAKDLSDRLGVPIEGPQEDERFWIDQLPEQTVRFGFGHAKVFEPNRWLNDGDHVQFGNVDLEVFHCPGHTPGHVIFYDKEDRLAIVGDVLFADSIGRTDFPRGNHADLIHAIKTKLWPLGDDVQFVPGHGPMSTFGNERKTNPYVGDKA from the coding sequence ATGCCAATTAAATTAGGAATAGTTCCCGTTACCCCCTTTGAACAAAATTGCTCGATTTTGGTTTGCCAGGAAACGGGTGACGCCGCAGTAGTCGACCCCGGAGGGGATATTGAAAAGATATTGGATGGCGTAAAACAAATGGGCGGGAAGGTAAAAAAGATTTTGCTGACGCATGGTCACCTCGATCATTGCGCTGCTGCTAAAGACTTATCAGATCGGCTTGGGGTGCCTATTGAGGGGCCACAAGAGGACGAGCGTTTTTGGATTGATCAGTTGCCCGAGCAAACCGTTCGCTTTGGATTTGGACATGCCAAAGTGTTTGAGCCAAATCGCTGGCTTAATGATGGCGATCATGTGCAATTCGGCAATGTAGATCTTGAAGTATTTCATTGCCCCGGACATACACCGGGACACGTGATTTTTTATGACAAAGAAGATCGCCTGGCGATTGTTGGCGACGTGTTGTTCGCAGATTCAATTGGCAGAACAGATTTTCCGCGCGGTAACCATGCAGACTTAATTCATGCAATTAAAACAAAATTATGGCCTTTAGGCGATGATGTGCAGTTTGTGCCAGGACATGGGCCAATGTCTACGTTTGGCAATGAGCGTAAAACGAATCCTTACGTGGGAGACAAAGCTTAG
- a CDS encoding fatty acid desaturase: protein MAQGETARAIMLLLIDSFLWLGCIAGTVFVENILLKVIFGLIAGFVTGRIFILGHDACHQSFTPNRELNKVLGRIAFLPSLTPYSLWDVGHNVVHHGQTNLKGFDFVWAPLSKEEFDALPSWRKALERLYRSGWGPVFYYLIEIWWRREYFPNAKNKPGDRPIFLKDNSLVTAFAIIWIGCLIAGAIATNQSIWVGLLTGFAIPFLFWNGMIGFVVYVHHTHPSVSWYDKKSEWLRAQPFVSTTVHLTFSWIWGSLMHHIMEHTAHHVDMSVPLYRLPEAQKTLETILPERIFIQKFSWAWYFDTARKCKLYDFKNKAWLDFEGNKTADSVRVVLSPVPAGQNG, encoded by the coding sequence ATGGCACAAGGTGAAACAGCACGCGCAATTATGTTGCTGTTGATTGATTCATTCCTGTGGCTCGGCTGCATTGCTGGCACCGTGTTTGTTGAAAACATTTTGCTAAAAGTTATTTTTGGATTAATTGCTGGTTTTGTAACTGGCCGCATTTTTATCTTGGGACATGATGCATGTCATCAAAGCTTCACCCCTAATCGCGAGCTCAACAAAGTACTCGGACGCATTGCATTCTTGCCTTCACTCACGCCTTACAGCTTGTGGGACGTTGGTCACAATGTGGTGCATCATGGACAAACCAATTTAAAGGGCTTTGACTTTGTTTGGGCGCCTCTATCGAAAGAAGAGTTTGACGCCTTACCCTCATGGCGTAAGGCTCTAGAGCGCCTTTACCGAAGCGGCTGGGGTCCTGTTTTTTATTACCTGATTGAAATTTGGTGGAGACGTGAGTACTTCCCAAATGCAAAAAACAAACCTGGTGATCGTCCAATTTTTCTCAAAGATAATTCACTCGTAACTGCGTTTGCAATTATTTGGATTGGCTGTCTCATTGCTGGTGCGATCGCTACCAACCAATCAATTTGGGTTGGCCTTCTTACCGGTTTTGCGATTCCATTTTTGTTTTGGAACGGCATGATTGGTTTTGTGGTCTACGTTCACCATACCCACCCATCAGTGTCTTGGTATGACAAAAAATCCGAGTGGTTGCGTGCTCAACCGTTTGTTTCGACAACCGTTCACCTGACTTTTAGTTGGATTTGGGGCTCTTTGATGCACCACATCATGGAGCACACCGCCCATCACGTGGATATGAGCGTTCCCCTTTATCGCCTTCCAGAGGCCCAAAAAACCCTCGAAACCATCCTCCCAGAGCGCATTTTTATCCAAAAGTTCTCTTGGGCATGGTATTTCGACACCGCGCGCAAGTGCAAACTTTACGATTTCAAGAACAAGGCCTGGTTAGATTTTGAGGGGAATAAAACTGCTGACTCCGTTCGAGTGGTTCTATCCCCAGTGCCAGCGGGACAAAACGGGTAA
- a CDS encoding cytochrome c5 family protein: MSNEHGNLIKSPKQLIIMVFASFFVPLIIILLLMVFVNNGKRGESTTTTEQLIKPVAQLNFKDASGPKELQTGEQVYKAVCSSCHATGAAGAPKVGDAGAWAPRIAKGYDSLLTSVLKGKGAMPARGGSSPADVSDYELGRAVVYMANASGGKLPEPKAPSAK, from the coding sequence ATGAGCAACGAGCACGGAAATCTGATTAAGTCCCCAAAACAACTCATCATCATGGTGTTCGCAAGCTTTTTTGTACCCTTGATCATTATTTTGTTGTTGATGGTGTTCGTTAACAATGGCAAGCGCGGCGAATCTACAACTACGACCGAACAGCTGATTAAGCCAGTTGCTCAACTCAATTTCAAAGACGCTAGTGGCCCAAAAGAATTGCAAACTGGCGAACAGGTTTACAAAGCAGTTTGCTCTTCATGCCATGCAACTGGCGCTGCTGGTGCTCCAAAAGTTGGCGATGCAGGTGCATGGGCCCCGCGTATTGCAAAGGGCTATGACTCATTGTTGACTTCCGTCCTCAAAGGTAAAGGCGCAATGCCAGCGCGTGGCGGATCAAGCCCTGCCGACGTTAGTGATTACGAATTGGGTCGCGCAGTGGTTTATATGGCCAATGCATCTGGCGGCAAATTGCCAGAACCAAAAGCACCTTCAGCTAAGTAA
- the rsmI gene encoding 16S rRNA (cytidine(1402)-2'-O)-methyltransferase, giving the protein MEFASLDFLKQQDLPSGALYMVATPIGNMGDITLRALHILNSVDGIACEDTRHSAALLRQFGIHKKCIALHDHNELSGAQTVIQHLSNHERWAYISDAGTPGISDPGARLVEQVQNAGYRVIPVPGVSSVSCAISASGSVMLNSEGRFQFLGFWPHKTKDRDACLQDIISSKKVSIFFESPHHIRETLLLLASSLEKERSLLICRELTKKFEQLASIQAHEISEWLENSEHLKGEFVILVAGRKGNTDEAPDIDSLNRLAHALTPYLGSKEIATVLSQTLGTNKKEAYQIALDAKAEEQEK; this is encoded by the coding sequence ATGGAATTTGCCTCACTCGATTTTTTAAAACAACAAGATCTGCCATCTGGGGCTTTGTACATGGTTGCAACTCCTATTGGGAATATGGGCGACATTACTTTGCGCGCCCTGCATATCCTCAATTCAGTCGATGGGATCGCTTGTGAAGACACCCGACATAGCGCGGCTCTTTTACGCCAGTTTGGTATTCATAAAAAGTGCATTGCACTTCATGATCACAATGAGCTTAGTGGTGCACAAACTGTTATTCAGCATCTTTCAAACCATGAACGCTGGGCTTACATCTCTGATGCTGGCACCCCTGGAATCTCTGACCCAGGAGCACGCTTAGTAGAGCAAGTTCAAAATGCTGGGTACCGAGTTATTCCGGTTCCAGGCGTAAGTTCAGTATCTTGCGCAATTTCTGCATCTGGTTCAGTCATGCTGAACTCAGAGGGGCGCTTTCAATTCTTAGGCTTTTGGCCGCATAAAACTAAGGATCGGGATGCCTGTTTACAAGACATTATCAGCAGCAAGAAGGTGAGCATTTTTTTTGAATCACCACACCATATTCGCGAGACACTTCTCTTGCTTGCAAGTTCCTTAGAAAAAGAGCGCTCTCTACTCATCTGCCGAGAGCTTACAAAGAAATTTGAGCAATTAGCTTCAATTCAGGCGCATGAAATTTCAGAATGGCTTGAAAATTCCGAACATCTAAAAGGTGAATTTGTCATTCTCGTGGCGGGTCGCAAGGGCAATACTGATGAGGCTCCAGACATTGACTCTCTCAATCGCTTGGCGCATGCATTGACCCCCTATCTTGGCAGCAAAGAAATTGCTACAGTGCTATCCCAAACCTTAGGCACAAACAAAAAAGAGGCTTATCAAATTGCTCTAGATGCAAAAGCAGAAGAGCAAGAAAAATAA
- a CDS encoding phosphoheptose isomerase: MNKDTIERLRQRASQHFLDSIAVKQEAEKTLPNAVAQGVLAMVDCLQAGGKVMACGNGGSAADAQHFAAELIGRFERERQELAAIALTTDSSILTAVGNDYSYDEVFSKQVRGLGKKGDILLAISTSGNSKNVVKAIEAAKKIGIKIIALTGNGGGKIATLLDKDDIHLCAPSTRTARIQETHLVLLHGLCDGVDHVLLG; the protein is encoded by the coding sequence ATGAACAAAGATACGATTGAACGTTTGCGTCAACGCGCATCCCAACATTTTTTAGACAGCATTGCCGTAAAACAGGAAGCCGAAAAGACGCTTCCCAATGCAGTTGCTCAGGGCGTGCTGGCCATGGTGGATTGTTTGCAAGCGGGTGGCAAGGTAATGGCTTGTGGCAATGGAGGCTCCGCTGCTGATGCTCAGCATTTTGCGGCAGAACTGATCGGCCGATTTGAGCGTGAACGACAAGAGTTGGCTGCAATTGCTTTGACAACCGATAGCTCCATATTGACAGCCGTTGGTAATGACTACAGTTACGACGAAGTATTTAGTAAACAAGTGCGCGGCCTAGGCAAAAAAGGCGACATCTTGTTAGCAATTTCTACTTCAGGAAACTCAAAGAATGTTGTGAAAGCAATTGAGGCCGCAAAAAAAATCGGCATCAAAATTATTGCGCTTACTGGAAACGGTGGCGGAAAGATTGCTACCCTCTTGGATAAAGATGACATTCATTTGTGCGCACCCTCAACTCGTACGGCGCGCATTCAAGAGACCCATTTGGTCTTGCTGCATGGCTTATGTGATGGTGTTGATCACGTCTTGTTAGGTTAA
- a CDS encoding BON domain-containing protein, whose translation MQIQFISKSLIAVLLATQLSACGILAVGGVAAGASVMADRRTPGVQAIDNGIEMQANAALSKKFGDNAHINVTSFNQKVLLTGEAKDADIKGEADAYVKAMKNARTVFNEIVIGPNSTYTARANDSYLESKIKTQMIFTDQLPSNSMSIVAEGASVYLMGILTQKEADLAKKVASNTNGVKDVYVYFDIISDGEKNRLEKQGKADESQPNSPPKFQ comes from the coding sequence ATGCAAATCCAATTTATTAGTAAATCTTTGATTGCAGTTTTGCTCGCCACCCAATTATCTGCATGCGGAATTTTGGCGGTGGGTGGCGTTGCGGCAGGCGCTAGCGTGATGGCGGATCGTCGTACGCCAGGCGTGCAAGCAATTGACAATGGAATTGAGATGCAAGCAAATGCGGCGCTCTCCAAAAAATTCGGGGATAACGCACACATCAATGTGACTTCATTTAATCAGAAAGTGTTGCTAACTGGTGAAGCAAAAGATGCCGACATTAAAGGCGAAGCCGATGCTTATGTAAAGGCCATGAAAAATGCGCGTACTGTGTTTAATGAAATTGTGATTGGACCTAACAGCACCTACACTGCTCGTGCAAACGATTCTTATCTCGAATCAAAGATTAAAACGCAAATGATTTTTACTGATCAGTTGCCATCAAATTCTATGTCCATCGTGGCAGAGGGAGCGAGCGTATATCTGATGGGAATCTTGACTCAAAAAGAAGCAGACCTTGCCAAAAAAGTAGCTAGCAATACCAATGGCGTAAAAGATGTTTATGTTTACTTTGACATTATTTCTGACGGAGAAAAAAACCGCCTAGAGAAGCAAGGTAAAGCTGACGAATCACAACCCAATAGCCCGCCAAAGTTCCAATAA
- a CDS encoding c-type cytochrome: MLQKYALVKIIFIFTALFCFITKAYCNNEDQQASVLAKQNACLGCHAVDKKIVGPSFQSVAQKYKHDQNATTFLKNKIIKGGAGSWGVVPMPANAKLSDADLSLLVSWILRGAPNLN, from the coding sequence ATGTTGCAAAAATATGCGCTAGTAAAAATAATTTTTATTTTTACAGCGCTTTTTTGTTTTATTACAAAAGCCTATTGCAATAACGAAGACCAACAAGCTTCTGTACTCGCAAAACAAAATGCTTGTTTAGGTTGTCACGCGGTTGATAAAAAAATTGTTGGTCCAAGCTTTCAATCTGTCGCACAAAAATACAAACACGATCAAAACGCAACCACCTTTTTAAAAAACAAAATTATTAAAGGCGGCGCAGGCTCATGGGGCGTTGTGCCGATGCCGGCAAACGCAAAATTAAGCGATGCAGATTTATCTTTATTGGTGAGTTGGATTTTGCGTGGCGCACCAAACCTCAACTAA
- a CDS encoding GNAT family N-acetyltransferase, translating to MHNKLANSHSPSSPFLAGRVVPVRELHAGHKEAILDHLLKLGDEDRRLRFGTQTPDEVIHHYVEHLDFNQDAVFGVFNADLQLIGMAHLAYLPEIKGQPRAAEFGVSVLPEGRAQGLGTALLNRSAVHSRNSNIQTLYVHCLANNKAMMHLAQKAGMKVEYAYGDADAYLTLPPANPGTIVEEAANEQWADFDYALKENLKLANQAWWWFLGKPKHAR from the coding sequence ATGCACAATAAATTAGCGAACAGTCACTCACCTTCCAGCCCTTTCTTGGCGGGGCGGGTAGTTCCTGTGCGAGAACTTCATGCGGGTCATAAGGAAGCGATCCTCGACCACTTGCTTAAGCTAGGCGATGAAGACCGTCGCCTACGTTTTGGCACCCAGACCCCGGATGAAGTTATTCATCATTACGTTGAACACCTAGATTTCAATCAAGATGCGGTTTTTGGTGTATTCAATGCCGACCTGCAGCTCATTGGTATGGCTCATCTAGCCTATCTTCCTGAGATCAAAGGGCAGCCCCGTGCTGCTGAATTTGGAGTTTCTGTGTTGCCAGAGGGTAGGGCGCAAGGGCTTGGTACTGCGCTACTGAACCGCTCTGCAGTGCACTCACGCAATAGCAATATTCAAACCCTTTATGTTCACTGTCTTGCAAACAATAAAGCCATGATGCATTTGGCGCAAAAAGCCGGCATGAAAGTGGAGTATGCCTATGGCGATGCCGACGCTTACCTCACATTGCCACCAGCGAATCCTGGCACGATTGTTGAAGAAGCTGCTAATGAACAGTGGGCTGATTTTGATTACGCATTAAAAGAAAATTTGAAACTTGCCAATCAAGCATGGTGGTGGTTTTTAGGAAAACCAAAACACGCGCGTTAA